From Diospyros lotus cultivar Yz01 chromosome 4, ASM1463336v1, whole genome shotgun sequence, a single genomic window includes:
- the LOC127799863 gene encoding LOB domain-containing protein 18-like has product MNPRSRCGACVVLNRGCHPQCIFAPYFRCESGTAHFATVREVYTIRNVVNLLTPLSVNDRFWASDTLLFEAQARLQDPVYGCVSHILALQQQVSELQAYRAYLQDSLFAYYSSHPLLVPPFDPNLNWSSSPPTIPEATLPHPGETSSSQMPLSDDLDELGPVIFGHRRLP; this is encoded by the coding sequence ATGAACCCCCGGTCTCGATGTGGTGCCTGTGTAGTCTTAAATAGAGGATGTCATCCACAGTGTATTTTTGCTCCTTATTTTCGTTGTGAGAGTGGTACTGCTCATTTTGCTACCGTTCGTGAAGTTTATACTATCAGAAATGTCGTCAACCTCTTGACTCCGCTTTCGGTAAATGACCGATTTTGGGCTTCCGATacacttctctttgaagctcaagcccggCTTCAGGATCCTGTTTATGGGtgtgtatctcacattcttgCTCTTCAGCAACAGGTTAGTGAGctgcaagcttatcgagcttatttgcaagattcacTATTCGCATATTATTCTTCGCATCCCCTACTTGTTcctccatttgatccaaatctCAACTGGAGCTCTAGTCCTCCCACCATCCCAGAGGCTACTCTACCTCACCCTGGCGAAACGAGCAGCAGCCAGATGCCACTCTCGGATGACCTTGATGAGCTAGGTCCAGTCATCTTTGGCCACCGCCGACTTCCTTGA